From Bradyrhizobium sp. NDS-1, the proteins below share one genomic window:
- a CDS encoding MotA/TolQ/ExbB proton channel family protein produces the protein MSSMTIGPIAPSATDPSERSALLFWMIFTGLSIFAVVLLWRFGLIHLMLTSDRTYISSVIALLYVVTCGHCFLRTRAIAREGAAARRCRAMLSATGGSKALEAGATALPRGLVRDHIESLVTKAAAQDYRSVDQTLLLRTLADRLRGSNGFGAFVSDTLMKLGLLGTIIGFIIMLAPIAGLDAADKVAMRSSMGLMSDGMAVAMYTTLAGLVGSILVRIQYYMLDAATQRVFSDAVVLTETYVTPVLERQGAGLKGAGTAS, from the coding sequence ATGAGTTCGATGACAATTGGACCGATCGCGCCGTCTGCGACCGACCCATCCGAGCGCAGCGCGCTGCTGTTCTGGATGATCTTCACCGGCCTTTCGATCTTCGCTGTCGTGCTGCTGTGGCGCTTCGGCCTGATCCACCTGATGTTGACGTCGGATCGAACGTACATTTCGAGCGTCATCGCGTTGCTTTATGTCGTCACCTGCGGCCACTGTTTCCTGCGCACGCGGGCGATTGCCCGTGAAGGGGCCGCGGCCCGGCGCTGTCGGGCGATGCTGTCGGCTACCGGTGGCAGCAAGGCACTGGAGGCGGGGGCGACCGCGCTGCCGCGCGGCCTCGTACGCGATCACATCGAGAGCCTGGTGACCAAGGCCGCCGCGCAGGACTACCGGTCGGTCGACCAGACCCTGCTGCTGCGGACGCTCGCCGACCGGCTGCGCGGCTCCAACGGCTTCGGTGCCTTCGTCTCGGACACGCTGATGAAGCTCGGCCTGCTCGGCACCATCATCGGCTTCATCATCATGCTGGCGCCGATCGCCGGGCTGGACGCCGCCGACAAGGTTGCGATGCGCTCCTCGATGGGCCTGATGAGCGACGGCATGGCGGTCGCGATGTACACGACGCTCGCCGGTCTCGTCGGCTCGATCCTGGTCCGTATCCAGTACTACATGCTGGACGCCGCGACCCAGCGGGTGTTCTCGGATGCGGTGGTGCTGACCGAGACCTATGTGACGCCGGTGCTCGAGCGTCAGGGTGCTGGACTAAAAGGCGCCGGAACCGCGTCATGA
- a CDS encoding metallophosphoesterase family protein produces MLLAVFSDIHGNRQAFEACLKVARAKGAERFVLLGDFVGYGADPEWVVDTTIELVAQGAVAVRGNHDQAVNSSAETMNAEAQVAIEWTRGRLDTAQRRFLTELPMLVEDGDRLFVHAEASHPQRWHYVRSTVDAAKSLIATRAHVTFCGHVHRPALYSMSVTAKMTSFVPKADVPVQLLRGRQWLAVLGSVGQPRDGDPSAAFVLFDTESCQITYCRAPYDVETAAGRIRDNGLPRWLADRLSQGR; encoded by the coding sequence GTGCTCCTAGCTGTTTTTTCCGATATTCACGGCAACAGGCAGGCCTTCGAGGCCTGCCTGAAGGTTGCCCGTGCGAAGGGCGCGGAGCGGTTCGTCCTGCTCGGCGATTTCGTCGGCTATGGCGCCGATCCCGAATGGGTGGTGGACACCACTATCGAGCTGGTGGCCCAGGGTGCCGTGGCCGTGCGCGGCAATCACGACCAGGCGGTCAATTCCTCGGCGGAGACCATGAACGCCGAGGCGCAGGTCGCGATCGAGTGGACCCGCGGGCGGCTTGACACCGCGCAGCGTCGGTTCCTGACCGAATTGCCGATGCTGGTAGAGGACGGCGATCGTCTCTTCGTGCATGCGGAAGCCTCTCACCCGCAGCGATGGCACTACGTCCGCTCCACGGTCGATGCCGCCAAGAGCCTGATCGCGACGCGCGCTCACGTCACGTTCTGCGGTCATGTCCATCGTCCTGCGCTCTATTCGATGTCGGTGACGGCGAAGATGACGAGCTTCGTGCCGAAGGCCGACGTCCCGGTGCAGCTCCTGCGCGGACGGCAATGGCTCGCCGTGCTCGGCTCGGTCGGCCAGCCCCGCGACGGCGATCCGTCGGCAGCCTTCGTCTTGTTCGATACCGAATCGTGCCAGATCACCTATTGCCGCGCGCCTTATGACGTCGAGACTGCGGCGGGCAGGATCCGCGACAACGGCCTGCCGCGCTGGCTTGCCGACCGCCTGTCGCAGGGGCGCTGA
- a CDS encoding serine/threonine protein kinase, giving the protein MPKMLVKTGAQIDGFTIGECVHAGGMATLWSVTHPGIDVPLLMKIPRVSEGEDPAAIVSFEMEMMILPRLAGPHVPACFGTGDFARQAHVVIERIPGATLYKRLPDLPLPYDEARQLVAKIATALADLHRQNVIHHDIKPSSVMFRESGEAVLIDYGLSHHNHLPDLLQEEFRLPYGTAPYMAPERLSGVRDDPRSDLFSLGVLLYFFTTGERPFGEGETLRAMRRRLWRDPYPPRSLRADYPPWLQEVVLRCLEIEPVWRYPTASQLAFDLAHPNQVKLTTRSERIKRDSLGVAWRRRFNQGVMAPQVKSDVAAQIASSPILAVALDTVEGAPELNEALRMTTERILATLPSARLACVNVLKLNRIAIDRTLDEQGSNKHIDRLVALRHWATPLKLDESRLTAHVLEAVDPAAAILEFAEVNQVDHVIIGARQGSFRRTLLGSVSAKVAAEAACTVTVVRPPRMAGDAGESDIGAVPG; this is encoded by the coding sequence ATGCCGAAAATGCTGGTCAAGACAGGCGCGCAGATCGACGGCTTCACCATCGGCGAATGCGTTCATGCCGGCGGCATGGCGACGCTGTGGTCCGTCACCCATCCCGGCATTGACGTGCCGCTGCTGATGAAGATTCCGCGGGTGTCGGAAGGCGAGGACCCCGCTGCAATCGTCTCATTCGAGATGGAGATGATGATCCTGCCGCGCCTTGCGGGCCCGCACGTGCCGGCCTGCTTCGGAACCGGCGATTTCGCCCGCCAGGCCCATGTGGTGATCGAACGCATTCCAGGCGCCACGCTCTACAAGCGGCTGCCGGACCTGCCGTTGCCGTACGACGAGGCGCGCCAGCTCGTGGCGAAGATCGCGACCGCATTGGCGGACTTGCACCGGCAGAACGTGATTCATCATGACATCAAGCCGAGCAGCGTCATGTTCCGTGAGAGCGGCGAGGCGGTGCTGATCGACTACGGCCTGTCGCATCACAACCACCTGCCGGATCTCTTGCAGGAGGAATTCCGCCTGCCTTACGGCACCGCGCCCTACATGGCACCCGAGCGGCTGTCTGGAGTGCGCGACGATCCGCGCAGCGACCTGTTTTCGCTCGGCGTGCTGCTGTATTTCTTCACCACCGGCGAGCGGCCGTTCGGCGAGGGCGAGACGCTGCGCGCGATGCGGCGCCGGCTCTGGCGCGATCCGTATCCGCCGCGAAGCTTGCGCGCCGACTATCCGCCCTGGCTTCAGGAGGTGGTGTTACGCTGTCTCGAGATCGAGCCGGTGTGGCGCTATCCGACGGCGTCCCAGCTCGCCTTCGATCTGGCCCATCCGAACCAGGTCAAGCTCACCACGCGCTCGGAGCGGATCAAACGCGACTCCCTCGGCGTCGCATGGCGCCGCCGCTTCAACCAGGGCGTGATGGCGCCGCAGGTGAAATCGGATGTCGCCGCCCAAATCGCGTCGAGCCCGATCCTCGCCGTCGCGCTCGACACGGTCGAAGGCGCACCGGAGCTGAACGAGGCGCTACGCATGACCACCGAGCGCATCCTCGCCACCTTGCCGTCGGCGCGGCTTGCCTGCGTCAACGTGCTCAAGCTGAACCGGATCGCGATCGACCGGACGCTGGACGAGCAGGGGTCCAACAAGCATATCGACCGTCTCGTGGCGCTCAGGCATTGGGCGACGCCACTCAAACTGGACGAGAGCCGGCTGACGGCTCATGTGCTGGAGGCAGTCGATCCCGCCGCCGCGATCCTGGAGTTTGCCGAGGTCAACCAGGTCGACCATGTCATCATCGGCGCGCGGCAGGGCTCGTTCCGGCGCACGCTGCTCGGCAGCGTCTCGGCCAAGGTGGCCGCGGAAGCGGCCTGCACGGTCACGGTGGTGCGGCCGCCGCGGATGGCTGGGGATGCGGGCGAGTCCGATATCGGCGCGGTGCCGGGATAG
- the rpe gene encoding ribulose-phosphate 3-epimerase has protein sequence MTQAFAPRPLAIAPSILASDFSRLGEEVRSVDAAGADWIHLDVMDGHFVPNISYGPDVIKAMRPHTKKVFDAHLMISPCDPYLEAFAKAGCDHITVHAEAGPHLHRSLQAIRALGKKAGVSLNPGTPISTLEYVLDLVDLVLVMSVNPGFGGQAFIPSAIGKIRDIRAMIAGRPIDIEVDGGVGPEVAGALAAAGANAFVAGTSVFRGGTQEAYKTNIAAIRNAALGARGEAI, from the coding sequence ATGACCCAAGCCTTCGCCCCTCGCCCCCTGGCAATCGCGCCCTCGATCCTGGCTTCGGATTTTTCGAGGCTCGGCGAGGAGGTGCGCAGCGTCGACGCCGCCGGCGCCGACTGGATTCATCTCGACGTGATGGACGGTCACTTCGTTCCCAACATTTCCTACGGTCCCGACGTCATCAAGGCGATGCGTCCGCACACGAAGAAGGTGTTCGACGCGCACCTGATGATCTCGCCCTGTGACCCCTATCTCGAGGCCTTTGCGAAAGCCGGTTGCGACCACATCACCGTGCATGCGGAGGCCGGCCCCCATTTGCACCGCTCGCTCCAGGCGATCCGCGCGCTGGGCAAGAAGGCCGGCGTCTCGCTCAATCCCGGCACGCCAATCAGCACGCTCGAATATGTCCTCGACCTCGTCGACCTCGTTCTGGTGATGTCGGTCAATCCCGGCTTTGGCGGCCAGGCCTTTATCCCCTCAGCGATCGGCAAGATCCGCGACATCCGCGCGATGATTGCGGGACGCCCGATCGACATCGAGGTCGACGGCGGCGTCGGCCCCGAGGTCGCCGGCGCGCTTGCGGCAGCCGGCGCCAACGCCTTCGTCGCCGGCACGTCCGTATTCAGGGGCGGCACGCAGGAGGCCTACAAGACCAACATCGCCGCGATCCGCAACGCGGCGCTGGGCGCGCGGGGCGAAGCCATCTGA
- a CDS encoding EF-hand domain-containing protein codes for MLLALGAVSSAFDAIQSLTNSKSSSSTQKAGSSQGATNPFAIDSAGTMTTSLVGSSTPPQISPQTMRALIAMQGQSADGASSAVNSTSSNSVSSASKDRQAALKDMFSQIDADGDGKITKSEFENALGAGGTNLAQADDVFSKMDANADDSINLGEMTKALTSGRHGDHAQGAGGAGDGSDSSSKPKGGSTSTTTIAADGSTTTTVTYADGFKMSTTVPGASSSSTANGGGNSPYDWFGQMMQRQAQAASATTASSMSMSV; via the coding sequence ATGTTGTTAGCCCTTGGTGCGGTCTCGAGCGCCTTCGACGCGATCCAGTCGCTGACGAACTCGAAGTCGTCCTCGTCGACCCAGAAGGCGGGATCCTCGCAAGGTGCGACCAACCCGTTCGCGATCGACAGCGCGGGTACCATGACGACCTCATTGGTCGGCTCAAGCACTCCTCCGCAGATTTCGCCGCAGACCATGCGTGCGTTGATCGCCATGCAGGGCCAATCGGCCGACGGCGCGAGCAGCGCGGTCAACTCGACATCTTCGAATTCGGTGTCCTCGGCCTCGAAGGACCGGCAGGCCGCGCTGAAAGATATGTTCTCGCAGATCGATGCGGACGGCGACGGCAAGATCACCAAGTCCGAGTTCGAGAACGCCCTTGGAGCCGGAGGCACCAATCTGGCGCAGGCCGACGACGTGTTCTCGAAGATGGACGCGAATGCGGACGACAGCATCAACCTCGGCGAAATGACGAAGGCGCTGACCAGCGGTCGTCATGGCGACCATGCGCAAGGCGCTGGCGGCGCTGGCGACGGATCGGATTCCTCGTCGAAGCCCAAGGGCGGATCGACCTCGACCACGACGATCGCTGCCGACGGCTCGACCACGACGACCGTCACCTATGCCGACGGCTTCAAGATGTCGACCACGGTGCCGGGCGCCTCCAGCTCTTCGACTGCGAATGGCGGCGGCAATTCGCCTTATGACTGGTTCGGGCAGATGATGCAGCGCCAGGCGCAGGCCGCATCCGCCACCACCGCTTCATCGATGTCGATGAGCGTGTGA
- a CDS encoding KTSC domain-containing protein, translating to MPSSVIRFFRYAPDTRELKVTFVSGRLYVYEDVPPEVAAAFGDARSKGTFFNQEIRDRYVCRDITHEHAG from the coding sequence ATGCCGTCTTCCGTAATCCGCTTCTTCCGCTATGCGCCCGATACGCGCGAGCTGAAGGTGACCTTTGTCAGCGGACGCCTCTATGTCTACGAGGACGTTCCGCCCGAGGTCGCCGCCGCGTTCGGGGATGCGCGTTCAAAGGGGACGTTCTTCAATCAGGAAATCCGGGACCGCTACGTCTGTCGTGACATCACGCACGAGCATGCCGGCTGA
- a CDS encoding P1 family peptidase yields MKNLLTDIAGVRVGHAEDAKVATGATAIIFDSPAVAAIDVRGGGPGTREDALLDLANTVERVDAIALSGGSAFGLDAGGGVQAWLAEQGRGHRIREALIPIVPGAILFDLLNGGDKAWGRFSPYRDLGYAAAAAAGTDFPLGSVGAGLGATTATFKGGLGSASAVTPDGVKVAAIVAVNAVGSVTIGDGPWFWAAPFEVGGEFGGRGQPDKFTDDMLRMRIKGGPAASARENTTIGAVVTDAVLTKPQAKRLAMIAHTGFARAIYPVHAPTDGDVLFAAATGEKPIEPLVGLTELGTVAANVVARAIGRAVYGATALPFPGAQPAWKDKFG; encoded by the coding sequence TTGAAGAATCTGCTCACCGATATCGCCGGCGTCCGCGTCGGCCATGCCGAGGATGCCAAAGTCGCCACCGGCGCGACCGCGATCATCTTCGATTCCCCCGCGGTCGCGGCCATCGACGTGCGCGGCGGCGGCCCGGGCACGCGCGAGGATGCCCTGCTCGATCTTGCCAATACCGTCGAGCGCGTCGACGCGATCGCGCTGTCCGGCGGCTCCGCCTTCGGCCTCGACGCCGGCGGCGGCGTCCAGGCCTGGCTCGCCGAGCAGGGACGCGGCCACCGGATTCGCGAAGCCCTGATTCCCATCGTGCCGGGGGCGATCCTGTTCGACCTGCTCAACGGCGGCGACAAGGCCTGGGGACGATTCTCGCCCTATCGTGACCTCGGCTATGCCGCGGCGGCTGCCGCCGGCACCGACTTCCCGCTCGGCAGCGTCGGCGCAGGCCTAGGGGCCACCACCGCGACGTTCAAGGGCGGGCTCGGATCGGCCTCGGCTGTGACACCTGACGGCGTAAAGGTCGCTGCGATCGTCGCCGTCAACGCCGTGGGCAGCGTTACCATCGGCGACGGGCCGTGGTTCTGGGCGGCACCGTTCGAAGTGGGCGGCGAGTTCGGCGGGCGCGGCCAGCCCGACAAGTTCACCGACGACATGCTCCGCATGCGCATCAAGGGCGGTCCCGCGGCGAGCGCGCGCGAAAACACGACCATCGGCGCCGTCGTCACCGACGCGGTGCTGACCAAACCCCAGGCCAAGCGTCTGGCGATGATCGCGCACACCGGCTTCGCCCGCGCCATCTACCCGGTGCACGCACCGACTGATGGCGACGTGCTGTTTGCCGCGGCGACCGGCGAGAAGCCGATCGAGCCGCTGGTCGGCCTCACCGAACTCGGCACCGTCGCCGCCAACGTGGTCGCGCGCGCAATCGGCCGCGCGGTGTACGGCGCCACCGCGCTGCCGTTTCCGGGGGCACAGCCGGCGTGGAAGGACAAATTCGGTTAG